In the genome of Raphanus sativus cultivar WK10039 chromosome 4, ASM80110v3, whole genome shotgun sequence, one region contains:
- the LOC108851304 gene encoding monooxygenase 2, whose translation MEEEGTVDIVIVGAGISGLSTAVGLHRLGIRSMVLESSDKLRATGFAFTTWFNAWKAMEALGVSQHIRHLHDLLQGWVVGHISPGNPSKEMLFPKSEEYESRCVQRKVLLETLADELPQGTIRFSSKVVHIELSGYYKMVHLSDGTILKTKVLVGCDGVKSVVGKWLGFKNPVKTARLAIRGLTHYPQGHGFGKNFFQFYGNGVRSGFIPCDPNTVYWFLTHTCTELDKEKNPENLKEFVLNKLKDLPENIKSVVETTDLDSMVMSRLKYRPPWQLLWANIAKDNVCVAGDALHPMTPDIGQGGCSAMEDGVILARCLGEAMKGKGEREEEYKRIEQGLKKYAGERKWRSIDLITTAYTVGFIQQSTGKWMNLLRDKFLSSFLSRLLLKKAHFDCGSLLVP comes from the exons ATGGAAGAAGAAGGCACAGTAGATATAGTCATCGTTGGCGCAGGAATCTCCGGCCTTTCAACCGCCGTTGGACTCCACAG GCTTGGGATTAGAAGCATGGTGCTGGAATCTTCAGATAAGCTGAGAGCCACAGGATTCGCATTTACAACTTGGTTCAACGCTTGGAAGGCTATGGAAGCTCTCGGCGTTTCTCAGCATATTCGCCATCTCCATGATCTCCTTCAAGG GTGGGTGGTGGGACACATCTCCCCAGGAAATCCTTCTAAAGAAATGCTCTTTCCAAAATCCGA AGAATACGAGTCTAGATGCGTACAGAGGAAGGTGCTGTTAGAGACTCTAGCGGATGAGTTGCCTCAAGGGACCATAAGGTTTTCGTCAAAGGTTGTTCACATCGAATTGTCTGGATACTACAAGATGGTTCATCTCTCTGATGGAACTATTCTCAAAACCAAG GTATTGGTAGGGTGTGATGGTGTGAAATCAGTGGTTGGTAAGTGGCTAGGCTTCAAGAATCCGGTTAAAACTGCCAGGTTAGCAATCCGAGGGCTCACACATTATCCACAAGGCCACGGATTTGGGAAAAATTTCTTCCAGTTTTATGGCAATGGTGTTCGCTCGGGTTTTATCCCCTGTGATCCCAACACTGTCTACTGGTTCCTAACCCACACTTGTACTGAATTAG ATAAGGAGAAAAATCCCGAAAACCTCAAAGAGTTTGTGCTGAACAAGCTCAAAGACTTGCCTGAAAACATTAAGAGTGTGGTGGAGACCACAGATCTTGATAGCATGGTGATGTCTCGACTCAAGTACCGACCCCCGTGGCAACTCTTATGGGCAAACATAGCAAAAGACAACGTATGCGTTGCAGGGGATGCACTTCACCCAATGACTCCTGATATCGGACAAGGCGGTTGCTCGGCAATGGAGGATGGAGTGATCCTGGCTCGTTGTCTGGGTGAAGCAATGAAAGGGAAAGGTGAAAGAGAGGAAGAGTATAAGAGGATTGAACAAGGATTAAAGAAGTATGCAGGAGAAAGGAAATGGAGAAGCATAGATTTGATAACAACGGCATATACAGTAGGATTCATACAGCAGAGCACAGGGAAGTGGATGAACCTGTTAAGAGACAAGTTCTTGTCCTCTTTCCTTTCTCGGTTGCTGCTGAAAAAGGCTCATTTCGACTGCGGAAGCCTACTTGTCCCATGA
- the LOC108851306 gene encoding probable protein phosphatase 2C 64: MLSALMNFLNACLWPSHHHHHGGPSDSGGRQDGLLWFRDSGHHVFGDFSMAVVQANNLLEDQSQLESGSLSSHSSSSPPFGTFVGVYDGHGGPETSRFINLHLFHHLKRFAGEEGCMSAEVIKKAFQATEQGFLSLVTTQFHTRPQIATVGSCCLVSLVSDGTLYVANAGDSRAVLGQLTSAGGLVHATQLSQEHNASIGSVRRELQSLHPDHPDIVLLKHNVWRVKGIIQVSRSIGDVYLKRSEFNREPLYAKFRLRAPFSRPLLSAEPSITVHTLQPHDQFIICASDGLWEHMSNQEAVEIVHNHPRNGIAKRLVKVALKEAAKKREMRYSDLKKIDRGVRRHFHDDITVIVVFFDTSLVVSRARGPAVSVRAAGVNLPHNSLAPCTTAASSS; the protein is encoded by the exons ATGCTCTCTGCCTTGATGAACTTTCTCAATGCCTGTCTCTGGCCttctcaccaccaccaccacggtGGTCCCTCTGATTCTGGCGGCCGTCAAGATGGACTCTTATGGTTCCGCGACTCCGGTCACCACGTCTTTGGTGACTTCTCCATGGCCGTCGTTCAAGCCAACAACTTGCTTGAGGACCAGAGCCAGCTCGAGTCTGGTTCTCTTTCCTCCCactcctcttcttctcctcctttcGGCACCTTTGTTGGCGTCTACGATGGTCACGGCGGCCCTGAGACTTCCCGCTTCATCAACCTTCATCTCTTCCACCATCTCAAGC GGTTTGCTGGGGAGGAAGGGTGTATGTCTGCTGAAGTGATAAAGAAAGCCTTCCAAGCTACTGAACAAGGTTTCCTCTCCTTAGTTACCACTCAATTCCATACCAGGCCTCAAATTGCCACCGTTGGCTCTTGCTGCCTTGTTTCCCTCGTCTCCGATGGTACCCTCTACGTTGCCAATGCTGGTGACTCTCGTGCCGTCCTCGGTCAACTCACTTCTGCTGGGGGGCTTGTTCACGCCACTCAGCTCTCTCAAGAGCACAATGCTTCTATTGGGTCTGTTCGACGGGAACTGCAGAGCCTCCATCCCGACCATCCTGATATCGTGCTTCTCAAACATAACGTTTGGAGAGTTAAAGGAATCATTCAG GTTTCAAGATCCATTGGGGATGTGTATCTGAAACGCTCCGAGTTCAACAGGGAACCATTGTATGCGAAATTCAGACTGAGGGCACCCTTCAGCAGGCCCTTACTCAGTGCAGAGCCCTCCATCACCGTCCACACACTCCAGCCCCATGACCAGTTTATAATATGTGCGTCCGATGGACTTTGGGAACATATGAGCAACCAAGAAGCTGTAGAGATTGTCCACAATCATCCTCGTAAC GGGATAGCAAAGAGGCTGGTGAAAGTGGCGCTGAAAGAAGCGgcaaagaagagagagatgaggtaCTCAGACCTGAAAAAGATAGACAGAGGAGTACGAAGACATTTCCATGATGACATTACAGTCATAGTTGTCTTCTTTGACACAAGCCTAGTTGTGAGCAGAGCTAGAGGACCGGCGGTGTCTGTGAGAGCCGCGGGAGTCAACCTTCCTCACAACAGCTTGGCGCCTTGCACCACTGCTGCCTCCTCCTCCTGA
- the LOC108851301 gene encoding phosphoinositide phospholipase C 3 — translation MSETFRVCFCCSRSFKEKTRQPPGSIKRLFEAYSRNGKMSSDDLLRFVSEVQGEGHAGMDYVQDIFNSVKHHNVFHIHGFVHLNAFYRYLFSDTNSPLPLSRQVHHDMKAPLSHYYVYTGHNSYLTGNQVNSRSSVEPIVQSLRKGVKVIELDLWPNPSGNAAEVRHGRTLTSHEDLQKCLNAIKDNAFHVSDYPVIVTLEDHLPPNLQGKVAKMLTRTFRGMLFRYDSESCKHFPSPEELKKKILISTKPPKEYLESQAIQSSSSSRRTPIDRATSWSGNANMSWRGESKIREDDAEEEEEEESEAVGYRDLIAIQAGNCKSGLEDCLRDDPEKPRRISVNEQWLENVVRTRGSDVVRFTQRNLMRIYPKGTRVDSSNYDPHVGWTHGAQMVAFNMQGHGKQLWIMQGMFRANGGCGYVKKPGILLDTKRLFDPSKMLPIKTTLKLKIYTGEGWDLDFPQTHFDQYSPPDFFVKVGIAGVPRDTVSYRTETAVDQWFPIWREEFLFQLSVPELALVWFRVQDYDNDTQNDFAGQTCLPLPELKSGVRAVRLHDRAGKPYKNSRLLVSFYFDPPFTF, via the exons ATGTCGGAGACTTTCAGAGTGTGCTTCTGTTGTAGCAGGAGCTTCAAGGAGAAAACGAGGCAGCCACCAGGGAGCATAAAGAGACTCTTTGAAGCATACTCAAGAAACGGGAAGATGTCATCCGATGACCTTCTAAGGTTTGTGAGTGAAGTCCAAGGAGAAGGCCACGCAGGGATGGACTACGTGCAGGATATCTTCAACAGCGTTAAACACCACAACGTGTTTCACATACATGGGTTTGTTCATCTCAACGCCTTCTATCGCTACCTATTTAGCGATACAAACTCTCCTCTTCCCTTGTCTCGCCAG GTGCACCATGATATGAAGGCCCCGTTATCGCATTACTATGTGTACACGGGACACAACTCTTACTTGACTGGGAACCAAGTGAACAGCAGAAGCAGCGTAGAGCCGATCGTGCAGTCTCTGAGAAAAGGTGTAAAAGTGATCGAGCTTGATTTATGGCCTAACCCTTCTGGAAACGCTGCTGAAGTTCGTCATGGCAGGACGCTTACATCGCATGAGGATTTGCAGAAATGTCTCAACGCCATAAAGGACAATGCGTTTCATGTGTCTGATTATCCAGTCATAGTCACTCTCGAAGATCATTTGCCACCCAATCTTCAAGGGAAAGTTGCTAAG ATGTTAACTAGAACATTCAGAGGGATGCTGTTCCGTTATGACTCAGAGAGTTGTAAGCATTTTCCATCACCAGAAGAACTTAAGAAGAAGATTCTGATTTCTACAAAGCCTCCAAAGGAGTATCTTGAGAGCCAAGCTATTcagtcctcctcctcctcaagaAGAACTCCAATAGATAGAGCCACTTCCTGGAGC GGCAATGCTAATATGTCATGGAGAGGAGAAAGCAAGATTCGTGAAGATgatgcagaagaagaagaggaggaggagagtgaAGCTGTTGGATATAGAGACTTGATCGCGATTCAAGCTGGGAACTGCAAAAGCGGGTTGGAGGATTGCTTGAGAGATGATCCAGAGAAGCCTCGAAGGATAAGCGTGAATGAGCAGTGGCTAGAGAATGTGGTTAGAACCAGAGGAAGCGATGTTGtaag GTTTACACAGAGGAATCTAATGAGGATATATCCAAAGGGAACAAGAGTGGACTCATCAAATTACGACCCTCATGTGGGATGGACACACGGTGCTCAAATGGTTGCTTTTAACATGCAA GGACATGGGAAGCAACTATGGATAATGCAAGGAATGTTCAGAGCTAATGGTGGATGTGGCTACGTTAAAAAACCTGGCATTCTGCTAGACACGAAGAGACTCTTTGACCCAAGCAAAATGCTTCCCATAAAGACCACTCTTAAGTTGAAAATCTACACAGGCGAAGGATGGGATTTGGATTTCCCTCAGACACACTTCGATCAGTACTCTCCTCCTGATTTCTTCGTCAAGGTTGGAATTGCAGGAGTTCCCAGGGACACGGTCTCTTACAGAACCGAAACAGCAGTTGATCAGTGGTTTCCTATATGGAGGGAAGAGTTTCTGTTTCAGCTCTCTGTTCCAGAGCTGGCACTTGTGTGGTTCAGAGTCCAAGATTACGACAATGACACCCAAAATGATTTCGCAGGACAGACATGTCTTCCACTCCCTGAACTTAAGTCCGGAGTAAGAGCCGTCCGTCTTCATGATCGAGCAGGAAAGCCTTACAAGAACTCTAGGCTTCTCGTCAGCTTCTACTTTGACCCTCCTTTCACCTTCTGA
- the LOC108851315 gene encoding LOW QUALITY PROTEIN: uncharacterized protein LOC108851315 (The sequence of the model RefSeq protein was modified relative to this genomic sequence to represent the inferred CDS: inserted 2 bases in 1 codon), producing MIVCVAVVGHQNNPLYIESFTEAEDALKLHHIVHCSLDVIDERVNNPRSKSETRLKEAFLGLLYPPLNYKVYGYLTNTKVKFIMVTTDLDVRDTHVTSFFRKFHAAYVDAVSNPFHVPGKKITSPSFSXNIVTSYSFN from the exons ATGATCGTGTGCGTCGCCGTCGTGGGCCACCag AACAATCCGCTATACATAGAGAGCTTCACGGAAGCTGAAGATGCGCTTAAGCTCCACCACATCGTCCATTGCTCCCTCGATGTCATCGATGAGCGAGTGAACAATCCGAGAAGCAAGTCAGAAACAAGACTGAAGGAGGCTTTTCTTGGTCTGCTTTACCCACCACTCAACTACAAAGT TTATGGTTACTTGACTAATACAAAAGTGAAGTTCATCATGGTCACTACTGATTTGGATGTCCGAGACACCCATGTCACaagt TTCTTCAGGAAGTTCCACGCCGCATACGTGGATGCCGTCTCAAACCCTTTCCATGTTCCTGGCAAAAAGATCACTTCCCCATCCTTCTC CAACATTGTTACCTCTTACTCTTTCAACTGA
- the LOC108851300 gene encoding LOW QUALITY PROTEIN: beta-galactosidase 14 (The sequence of the model RefSeq protein was modified relative to this genomic sequence to represent the inferred CDS: inserted 1 base in 1 codon; deleted 2 bases in 2 codons) codes for MKSKTIYLIGFLVLILLCLKAGYAKKEDNDENKKKTNKKGVTYDGTSLIINGKRELLYSGSVHYPRSTPDMWPSIIEKARVGRLNTIQTYVFWNVHEPEQGKWDFKGRFDLVKFIKLIHEKGLYVTIRLGPFIQAEWNHGLPVWLREVPDVYFRTDNEPFKEHTERYVRKILGILKEEKLFASQGGPIILGQIENEYNAVRLAYKEDGERYIEWAANLVESMNLGIPWVMCKQDNAPGNIINACNGRHCGDTFPGPKRPDMPSLWTENWTTQFRVFGDPPTNRRSEDIAFAVSRFFSKNGTHVNYYMYHGGTNFGRTSAHFVTTRYYDHAPLDEYGMEKDPKYGHLRHLHRALELCKKALLWGHHRFQKLGPDTEVRYYEQPGTNVCAAFLANNNTREPNTVKFKGQKFVLPSRSISILPDCKTVVYNTAQIVAQHSWRNFVKSKKNSKGLKFDMYSENVPSKLKGDTLIPGELYFLTKDKTDYAWYTTSIKIKEDDLPDKKGVKTILRVASLGHAALVYVNGEYVGNKHGSHEMKSFVFXKPVKLKPGDNHISILGVLTGFPDSGSYMEKRFAGPRGASIIGLKSGERDLTENNHWGHLAGLEGEKKEVYAEKGSKNVKWVKNGERKPLTWYKTYFETPEGENTVAIRMKGMGKGLIWVNGIGIGRYWMSFLSPIGQPTQSEYHIPRTFMKKKEKNMLVIFEEEPGVKLEAIDFVLVNRDTICSFVEENYPASVKYWKREGPNIVPRNKDMRLKSLIKCPPEKQIVSVEFASFGDPTGTCGNFTMGKCSASKSKEVVEKKCLGKSRCSIVVERETFEDKKCPEIVKTLAVQVKCEKKQGNEQKSDDEEEDDDEEEEEKEREGKNQDLKDREKQKQDH; via the exons aTGAAgtcaaaaacaatatatttgatAGGATTTCTGGTTCTAATTTTGCTTTGTTTAAAGGCAGGCTatgcaaaaaaagaagataatgatGAGAATAAAAAGAAGACGAATAAGAAAGGAGTAACATACGATGGAACTTCGTTAATTATAAATGGAAAAAGAGAGCTTCTGTACTCTGGCTCTGTTCATTACCCTCGAAGCACACCAGAT atGTGGCCCAGTATAATCGAAAAAGCTAGAGTTGGAAGACTAAACACCATCCAAACTTATGTTTTCTGGAATGTGCATGAGCCTGAACAAGGAAAG TGGGATTTCAAAGGGAGGTTCGATCTGGTGAAGTTCATCAAGCTGATCCATGAAAAAGGTCTGTATGTCACTATCAGACTTGGACCGTTTATCCAAGCCGAATGGAACCACG GGTTGCCGGTTTGGCTACGGGAGGTCCCGGATGTTTACTTTCGTACAGATAATGAACCTTTcaag GAGCACACAGAGAGATATGTGAGGAAAATACTTGGGATATTGAAAGAAGAGAAACTATTCGCTTCACAAGGAGGTCCAATCATTTTAGGACAG ATAGAGAACGAGTACAATGCGGTAAGGCTAGCATACAAGGAGGACGGAGAGAGATATATAGAATGGGCAGCGAATTTGGTGGAGTCGATGAATCTGGGAATCCCATGGGTTATGTGCAAACAAGACAATGCTCCTGGCAATATTATTAATGCTTGTAATGGAAGGCATTGCGGAGACACTTTCCCTGGACCAAAAAGACCCGATATGCCTTCCCTTTGGACCGAGAACTGGACTACTCA GTTTCGAGTTTTTGGGGATCCTCCAACAAATAGAAGATCGGAGGATATTGCATTCGCAGTTTCTAGATTCTTCTCTAAGAATGGAACTCATGTCAACTACTACATG TACCATGGTGGAACAAACTTCGGACGCACGTCTGCTCATTTCGTTACCACTCGTTACTACGACCATGCCCCACTTGACGAATACG GTATGGAGAAGGATCCCAAATACGGTCACCTGAGACATTTGCACAGAGCACTTGAATTGTGCAAGAAGGCACTCTTGTGGGGTCACCATCGTTTCCAGAAACTTGGTCCCGACACCGAG GTTAGGTACTACGAGCAGCCAGGGACAAATGTCTGTGCGGCTTTCTTAGCGAACAACAACACAAGAGAACCTAACACTGTCAAATTCAAAGGTCAGAAGTTCGTTTTACCGTCTCGTTCCATCAGCATCTTACCTGACTGT AAAACCGTCGTCTACAACACTGCGCAG ATAGTGGCGCAACACAGTTGGAGAAATTTTGTAAAGTCGAAGAAGAACAGCAAAGGTCTAAAATTTGACATGTATAGTGAGAATGTTCCTTCCAAACTCAAAGGTGATACCTTGATTCCTGGGGAGCTTTATTTCTTAACCAAGGACAAAACTGACTATGCTTGGTACACCACTAG CATAAAGATTAAAGAAGATGACTTGCCAGACAAGAAAGGTGTTAAGACGATACTGAGAGTAGCGAGTCTTGGTCACGCGGCTCTCGTTTACGTTAATGGAGAATACGTAGGGAATAAGCATGGAAGCCACGAAATGAAGAGCTTCGTTT AAAAACCGGTTAAACTTAAACCTGGAGATAACCACATTTCTATATTGGGTGTACTAACCGGATTCCCT GACAGTGGATCATACATGGAGAAGAGGTTTGCCGGTCCACGTGGTGCTTCCATCATCGGTTTGAAGTCGGGAGAGCGTGATTTAACTGAGAATAATCACTGGGGACATCTG GCCGGTTTAGAAGGTGAAAAGAAAGAGGTGTACGCAGAAAAAGGATCCAAGAATGTCAAATGGGTGAAAAACGGTGAACGCAAGCCTCTTACGTGGTACAAG ACTTACTTTGAGACACCAGAGGGAGAGAACACGGTTGCGATTAGAATGAAGGGAATGGGAAAAGGATTGATTTGGGTGAATGGGATTGGGATAGGGAGATACTGGATGTCTTTCCTTTCTCCTATTGGACAGCCAACTCAATCCGA GTATCATATACCAAGAACTTTCATgaagaaaaaggagaagaatATGCTTGTCATTTTTGAAGAAGAACCAGGTGTGAAACTTGAAGCTATTGATTTCGTGTTAGTGAATAGAGACACCATATGTAGTTTCGTGGAAGAGAATTATCCAGCTTCAGTGAAATATTGGAAGAGAGAAGGGCCTAATATAGTTCCAAGAAACAAAGATATGAGGTTGAAGTCACTCATCAAGTGTCCTCCTGAGAAACAGATTGTATCCGTAGAATTTGCAAGTTTTGGAGATCCCACAGGAACTTGTGGAAATTTCACAATGGGAAAATGCTCTGCATCCAAGTCCAAAGAAGTGGTGGAAAAG AAATGTTTGGGAAAGAGTCGTTGTTCAATAGTAGTAGAAAGAGAGACATTTGAAGACAAAAAGTGTCCAGAGATAGTTAAGACGTTGGCAGTGCAAGTGAAGTGTGAGAAGAAACAAGGAAATGAGCAGAAAAGtgatgatgaagaggaagacgatgatgaagaagaagaagaaaaggaaagggAGGGAAAGAATCAAGATTTA AAAGATAGGGAAAAGCAAAAGCAAGATCATTAA
- the LOC108851310 gene encoding transcription repressor MYB4, which yields MGRSPCCEKAHTNKGAWTKEEDERLVAYIKAHGEGCWRSLPKAAGLLRCGKSCRLRWINYLRPDLKRGNFTEEEDELIIKLHSLLGNKWSLIAGRLPGRTDNEIKNYWNTHIRRKLINRGIDPTTHRPIQESSASQDSKPIHLEEITSNTINISFASSSSTPKMEIFQESTNFPGKQEKISMFTFKEEKDECPVEEKCPDLNLELRISLPDVVDHRHQGLVGEGKITTPRCFKCSLGMINGMECRCGKMRCDVVGGSNGSGKESDMSNGFDFLGLAKKETSTCLFGFRSLEMK from the exons aTGGGAAGGTCACCGTGTTGTGAGAAAGCTCACACAAACAAAGGAGCATGGACAAAAGAAGAGGACGAGAGGCTCGTAGCTTACATTAAAGCACATGGCGAAGGCTGCTGGAGATCTCTCCCCAAAGCCGCCGGCCTTCTCCGGTGTGGCAAAAGCTGCCGTCTTCGGTGGATCAATTATCTCCGGCCTGACCTTAAGCGTGGAAACTTCACTGAAGAAGAGGACGAGCTCATCATCAAGCTCCATAGCCTTCTTGGCAACAA atggtCGCTTATTGCTGGGAGATTACCGGGAAGGACAGATAACGAGATAAAAAACTATTGGAACACACATATACGAAGGAAGCTTATAAACAGAGGGATTGATCCAACAACTCATAGACCAATCCAAGAATCATCAGCTTCTCAGGATTCTAAACCTATACACCTAGAAGAAATCACGAGTAACACCATTAATATCTCctttgcttcttcctcttctactcCAAAGATGGAAATATTCCAGGAAAGCACAAATTTTCCTGGAAAACAAGAGAAAATCTCAATGTTTACgttcaaagaagaaaaagacgaGTGTCCAGTAGAAGAGAAATGTCCAGATTTGAATCTTGAGCTCAGAATCAGTCTTCCTGATGTTGTTGATCATCGTCATCAAGGCTTGGTTGGAGAGGGAAAGATAACAACTCCACGCTGTTTCAAGTGCAGTTTAGGGATGATTAACGGGATGGAGTGCAGATGCGGAAAAATGAGATGCGATGTAGTTGGAGGTAGCAACGGCAGTGGCAAGGAGAGTGACATGAGCAACGGGTTCGATTTTTTAGGGTTGGCTAAGAAAGAGACCTCCACTTGTCTTTTTGGTTTTAGAAGCTTGGagatgaaataa